The following coding sequences are from one Archocentrus centrarchus isolate MPI-CPG fArcCen1 chromosome 4, fArcCen1, whole genome shotgun sequence window:
- the LOC115778677 gene encoding N-acetyllactosaminide beta-1,3-N-acetylglucosaminyltransferase 3-like isoform X2, which produces MRNIKARNVLMAVALGVLLLHLYKDFVDNKDIRFHTDRRESHIQLREATKNSSYVFSWPRCQQNTSAANITGFSSLPNNIKDFLYHRHCRHFPMLLDVPDKCGGANESGDVFLLLVIKSAPANYERREVLRKTWAKERLHNGVWIRRIFISGTSGGGFEKERLNKLLEVEQREHNDILQWDFSDTFYNLTLKQILFLEWMERNCPNARFLLNGDDDVFANTGNMVEYLQSLKDNDGSKHLFTGHLIQNVGPIRSSGSKYFIPVQVQESDSYPPYCGGGGFLLSGYSASVIYNMSKSITILPIDDVYMGMCLAKAGLGPASHMGVKTAGFYIPSKNLDEYHPCFYREVLLVHRFLPAQLYLMWHRIHDPKLRCDPPK; this is translated from the coding sequence ATGCGAAACATCAAGGCAAGAAATGTATTGATGGCAGTAGCGcttggtgttttgctcctccaCCTCTATAAAGATTTTGTTGACAACAAAGATATACGTTTTCACACTGATAGGAGAGAGAGCCACATCCAATTAAGGGAAGCCACCAAAAACAGCTCATATGTATTCTCATGGCCAAGATGTCAACAAAACACCTCTGCTGCCAACATCACGGGGTTCAGCTCTCTACCTAATAATATAAAAGACTTTCTCTACCATCGCCACTGTCGCCATTTCCCCATGCTACTGGACGTTCCTGACAAATGCGGAGGAGCTAATGAATCTGGAgatgtttttcttctgctggtCATTAAAAGCGCTCCCGCGAACTATGAACGCAGAGAGGTGCTACGCAAAACGTGGGCCAAAGAGAGGTTGCACAACGGTGTGTGGATTCGACGGATCTTCATCTCCGGCACGTCAGGTGGTGGTTTTGAAAAGGAAAGACTGAACAAGCTTCTCGAGGTTGAGCAACGTGAGCATAATGACATCCTCCAATGGGATTTCAGTGACACATTTTACAACCTCACCTTGAAGCAGATACTCTTCCTGGAATGGATGGAAAGAAACTGTCCGAATGCTCGCTTCCTGCTAAACGGTGATGATGACGTCTTTGCCAACACGGGTAACATGGTTGAGTATCTGCAAAGCCTCAAGGACAATGACGGAAGCAAGCACCTCTTTACTGGCCATCTGATCCAAAATGTGGGACCCATTAGATCATCAGGCAGCAAGTACTTTATTCCTGTTCAGGTGCAGGAGTCAGACTCATACCCTCCTTactgtggtggtgggggcttccTGCTCTCTGGCTATTCAGCTTCAGTCATATACAATATGTCCAAGTCCATTACCATTCTTCCCATTGATGATGTTTACATGGGGATGTGTCTGGCCAAGGCAGGGCTTGGCCCTGCTTCCCATATGGGTGTCAAGACAGCAGGATTCTACATTCCATCCAAAAATCTAGATGAATACCATCCTTGCTTTTATAGAGAAGTGTTACTGGTACACAGATTCCTTCCAGCTCAGTTGTATCTAATGTGGCACAGGATACATGATCCAAAGCTACGATGTGATCCCCCTAAGTAA
- the LOC115778676 gene encoding potassium voltage-gated channel subfamily V member 2-like, translating to MARAEKTQLKTCLKNRRSTVSSLSTGVKDNKTFPFSQEKTIKAWSSLENLDNSGIKDDYSKCEKTPKLQQNMNLNVGGKLFYIPKMCAVRYPNTRIGSLALCRDQEKLLTLCDDYSVFKNEFFFDRDPAFFHHICHFYTSGVLWIIVEMCPINFEEEIAYWGLSLKDTQFCCWMMFQEKIDEVKETLKVDRELMAETEVKYNDEYFKDMMFGDMRMTLWNIAENPYSSTLAKMFTLVSNLFVLLSIAAMCLNTVDELQIYRVSDKTCMEWVEIFTILFFTFEYLIRLITTPNIAVFLKSGLNFVDLISVMPYFVQIVFEAFSDSEDVNAQEDLRAIARVSKLSHVLKIVKLLRIFRILKLARHSTGMRAFAFTLRRCYQEASCIFLFITLGIFTFSALLHSAERETEGSPISSIPYAWWWAAVSISTVGYGDVVPVTILGRIVAFGCITFGIILNGMPISFLFNKFSDYYSKLKTQAYNSTSVQRRFQLKKRLKRKMDACFHPFEEDSSTDHSPH from the exons ATGGCTCGCGCAGAGAAAACTCAGCTGAAAACATGTCTGAAAAACCGCCGCTCTACTGTCAGCTCTCTCTCAACGGGTGTGAAGGACAACAAAACATTCCCATTTTCTCAGgagaaaacaataaaagcatggaGCTCACTGGAAAATCTGGACAATTCTGGGATTAAAGATGATTACTCTAAATGTGAGAAGACACCCAAACTTCAGCAGAACATGAACTTAAATGTAGGAGGGAAACTGTTTTACATTCCAAAAATGTGTGCTGTTAGATATCCTAACACACGAATAGGCTCCTTAGCTCTCTGCAGGGACCAGGAAAAACTCCTCACGCTCTGCGATGACTACTCTGTGTTCAAGAATGAGTTCTTCTTTGACCGTGATCCTGCCTTCTTTCACCACATCTGTCATTTCTACACCAGTGGAGTGCTGTGGATCATAGTGGAAATGTGCCCCATCAACTTTGAGGAAGAAATTGCATACTGGGGCCTGAGCCTGAAGGACACCCAGTTCTGCTGTTGGATGATGTTTCAGGAGAAGATAGATGAGGTGAAGGAGACCCTCAAGGTGGACAGGGAGCTCATGGCTGAGACTGAGGTGAAGTACAATGATGAATATTTCAAGGACATGATGTTTGGGGATATGCGGATGACTCTGTGGAACATTGCGGAGAATCCATACTCATCAACTCTTGCGAAGATGTTCACTCTGGTCTCTAACTTGTTTGTGCTCTTGTCCATCGCTGCGATGTGTCTCAACACTGTGGACGAACTACAAATATACAGAGTCAGTGACAAAACTTGTATGGAATGGGTGGAGATCTTCACCATTTTGTTCTTCACCTTTGAGTATTTGATTCGTCTTATCACCACTCCTAACATTGCAGTGTTTCTGAAGAGTGGACTCAACTTTGTGGACTTAATATCGGTCATGCCTTATTTTGTCCAGATCGTCTTTGAAGCTTTTAGTGACTCAGAGGATGTAAATGCACAGGAAGACCTCAGGGCCATAGCTCGGGTTAGCAAGCTCAGCCACGTCCTCAAAATTGTCAAGTTGCTGCGGATCTTTCGGATTTTGAAGCTAGCCCGCCACTCAACTGGCATGCGGGCCTTTGCCTTTACACTGCGGCGGTGCTACCAGGAGGCCTCTTGCATTTTCCTCTTTATTACCTTGGGAATCTTTACATTCTCTGCTCTCCTGCATTCAGCAGAAAGGGAAACCGAGGGATCTCCCATCAGCAGTATCCCATATGCGTGGTGGTGGGCAGCA GTCAGCATTTCGACTGTGGGCTACGGGGATGTGGTTCCTGTGACTATTCTAGGCCGCATTGTGGCTTTTGGCTGCATTACATTTGGGATAATCCTCAACGGCATGCCGATTTCCTTCCTGTTCAACAAGTTCTCTGATTACTACAGCAAATTAAAGACCCAAGCTTACAATTCTACCTCAGTCCAGCGCCGCTTTCAGCTTAAGAAGAGACTCAAGCGTAAAATGGATGCATGTTTCCATCCCTTTGAAGAAGACAGCAGTACAGATCATTCCCCACACTAA
- the LOC115778677 gene encoding N-acetyllactosaminide beta-1,3-N-acetylglucosaminyltransferase 3-like isoform X1, with product MVLRVISQWRVPNMRNIKARNVLMAVALGVLLLHLYKDFVDNKDIRFHTDRRESHIQLREATKNSSYVFSWPRCQQNTSAANITGFSSLPNNIKDFLYHRHCRHFPMLLDVPDKCGGANESGDVFLLLVIKSAPANYERREVLRKTWAKERLHNGVWIRRIFISGTSGGGFEKERLNKLLEVEQREHNDILQWDFSDTFYNLTLKQILFLEWMERNCPNARFLLNGDDDVFANTGNMVEYLQSLKDNDGSKHLFTGHLIQNVGPIRSSGSKYFIPVQVQESDSYPPYCGGGGFLLSGYSASVIYNMSKSITILPIDDVYMGMCLAKAGLGPASHMGVKTAGFYIPSKNLDEYHPCFYREVLLVHRFLPAQLYLMWHRIHDPKLRCDPPK from the exons ATGGTTCTGAGAGTCATTTCACAgtggag AGTTCCAAATATGCGAAACATCAAGGCAAGAAATGTATTGATGGCAGTAGCGcttggtgttttgctcctccaCCTCTATAAAGATTTTGTTGACAACAAAGATATACGTTTTCACACTGATAGGAGAGAGAGCCACATCCAATTAAGGGAAGCCACCAAAAACAGCTCATATGTATTCTCATGGCCAAGATGTCAACAAAACACCTCTGCTGCCAACATCACGGGGTTCAGCTCTCTACCTAATAATATAAAAGACTTTCTCTACCATCGCCACTGTCGCCATTTCCCCATGCTACTGGACGTTCCTGACAAATGCGGAGGAGCTAATGAATCTGGAgatgtttttcttctgctggtCATTAAAAGCGCTCCCGCGAACTATGAACGCAGAGAGGTGCTACGCAAAACGTGGGCCAAAGAGAGGTTGCACAACGGTGTGTGGATTCGACGGATCTTCATCTCCGGCACGTCAGGTGGTGGTTTTGAAAAGGAAAGACTGAACAAGCTTCTCGAGGTTGAGCAACGTGAGCATAATGACATCCTCCAATGGGATTTCAGTGACACATTTTACAACCTCACCTTGAAGCAGATACTCTTCCTGGAATGGATGGAAAGAAACTGTCCGAATGCTCGCTTCCTGCTAAACGGTGATGATGACGTCTTTGCCAACACGGGTAACATGGTTGAGTATCTGCAAAGCCTCAAGGACAATGACGGAAGCAAGCACCTCTTTACTGGCCATCTGATCCAAAATGTGGGACCCATTAGATCATCAGGCAGCAAGTACTTTATTCCTGTTCAGGTGCAGGAGTCAGACTCATACCCTCCTTactgtggtggtgggggcttccTGCTCTCTGGCTATTCAGCTTCAGTCATATACAATATGTCCAAGTCCATTACCATTCTTCCCATTGATGATGTTTACATGGGGATGTGTCTGGCCAAGGCAGGGCTTGGCCCTGCTTCCCATATGGGTGTCAAGACAGCAGGATTCTACATTCCATCCAAAAATCTAGATGAATACCATCCTTGCTTTTATAGAGAAGTGTTACTGGTACACAGATTCCTTCCAGCTCAGTTGTATCTAATGTGGCACAGGATACATGATCCAAAGCTACGATGTGATCCCCCTAAGTAA